The proteins below come from a single Synechococcus sp. WH 8101 genomic window:
- a CDS encoding FAD-dependent monooxygenase: protein MRVSIAGAGPTGALLALGLAQRHCSVILQDPLSETQILARSRAYALTHSSRRLLERLGLWGALAEHLIPFQALRLEDQELHRVVMFGPNDLIGSNRGVAAIGWILDHQPLMTLLFDRLRSEAAVELSLASQATPDAASGKSDLEIACDGPGSPHRKQWQLPFWSLPYYQGCLTLKVRLRDPDPQLAYELFRAEGPLAVLPLGDNTFQIVWSAPLARCQERASLPGPRLLDQLASVLPAGLEVEALLDQPSAVPLQLSLAPRLQQGHRLLVGEAGHRCHPVGGQGLNLCWRDVATLLDLVEGHASSAVPPSRIARLYGRRRLPDLILVGLATDALVRLFSNRQPLLLGLRRIALALLQRSPGLRRLALAAMTDGPLPHHS, encoded by the coding sequence CTGCGCGTGAGCATCGCCGGGGCTGGACCGACTGGAGCTCTTCTTGCCCTCGGGCTGGCTCAACGCCATTGCTCGGTGATCCTTCAGGATCCTCTTAGCGAGACCCAGATTCTGGCGCGCAGTCGCGCCTATGCCCTCACCCATTCCTCGCGGCGCCTGTTGGAGCGCCTTGGCCTCTGGGGGGCGCTCGCTGAGCATCTGATCCCGTTTCAGGCCCTGCGGCTTGAGGATCAGGAGCTGCATCGCGTCGTGATGTTTGGCCCCAACGACCTGATCGGTTCCAACCGTGGCGTTGCCGCGATCGGCTGGATCCTCGACCACCAGCCCTTGATGACGCTGCTATTTGATCGCTTGCGCAGTGAAGCCGCGGTGGAGTTAAGTCTGGCCAGCCAGGCCACTCCAGACGCCGCCAGCGGCAAGTCTGATCTCGAGATCGCCTGCGACGGCCCAGGGTCACCCCATCGCAAGCAGTGGCAGCTGCCATTCTGGAGCCTCCCTTACTACCAGGGCTGCCTCACCCTGAAGGTGCGTCTGCGTGACCCCGATCCGCAGCTGGCCTACGAGCTGTTCCGGGCCGAGGGTCCCCTGGCGGTGCTGCCCCTCGGTGACAACACGTTCCAGATCGTTTGGAGTGCTCCGCTTGCGCGTTGCCAGGAGCGGGCATCCTTACCTGGCCCGCGCCTGCTCGATCAACTGGCGAGCGTGCTTCCCGCCGGGCTTGAGGTCGAGGCCTTGCTGGATCAGCCCAGCGCCGTTCCCCTCCAACTGAGCCTGGCGCCACGCTTGCAACAGGGTCATCGGCTGCTGGTGGGGGAAGCGGGCCACCGCTGCCATCCCGTCGGCGGCCAAGGGCTCAATCTCTGCTGGCGTGATGTGGCCACCCTGCTCGATCTGGTGGAAGGCCACGCGTCTTCAGCCGTGCCCCCCAGCCGGATCGCCCGCCTTTACGGTCGACGCCGCTTGCCGGATCTGATTCTGGTGGGCCTGGCCACCGATGCCCTGGTTCGTCTGTTCTCCAACCGCCAGCCCCTGCTCCTCGGTCTGCGCCGCATCGCTCTCGCCCTGCTCCAACGCTCCCCGGGCCTGCGGCGGCTTGCCTTAGCGGCGATGACCGATGGGCCCTTGCCCCATCACTCGTGA
- a CDS encoding EF-hand domain-containing protein has translation MSRVSATLLAVGLALCPTAVSAAPDGVRAYGRRMEALFVRMDANRDGRLELHEVRGQPYLERRVLRRDSPGFLRMEDLRGPAGAPSGQRLQRRFRQADRNGDGRLDRQEVRRLPWLARHFQSLDLNQDGGLTLAELWLLQRALAPRPQP, from the coding sequence ATGTCGCGTGTTTCTGCCACCCTTCTGGCTGTCGGTCTGGCGCTGTGCCCCACCGCCGTTTCGGCCGCACCCGATGGCGTCCGTGCCTATGGCCGCCGCATGGAGGCTCTGTTCGTGCGGATGGATGCCAATCGCGATGGTCGGCTGGAGCTGCACGAGGTGCGCGGCCAGCCCTACCTGGAGCGCCGGGTGCTGCGCCGTGATTCGCCCGGTTTTCTGCGCATGGAGGATCTGCGTGGTCCGGCAGGCGCCCCCAGCGGTCAACGGCTGCAACGCCGTTTTCGCCAGGCCGATCGCAACGGCGATGGTCGTCTCGATCGTCAGGAGGTGCGCCGGTTGCCCTGGTTGGCGCGTCACTTTCAGAGTCTTGACCTCAATCAAGACGGTGGCCTCACCCTGGCGGAGCTGTGGCTGTTGCAGCGCGCCCTTGCTCCTCGCCCCCAGCCGTGA
- a CDS encoding DUF3038 domain-containing protein → MTNATAELSRRGFERLDLLLLTVEALDLNGGEAMLWATQQLGFSDLFPNRVELWKRRCHNPLRRSTRRGVVSGAETEALIRLLCAMADRLYPLLHQLLSSREPEALTQQRWDLLDQRLRDLVAERMNPRRGAVQRMLDPEQSRPLQKHLVLTLALAAGSGGVDRLRASLLDPTP, encoded by the coding sequence ATGACGAACGCGACCGCCGAGCTGAGCAGACGGGGATTTGAACGTCTTGACCTGCTGCTGCTCACCGTTGAAGCCCTCGACCTCAATGGCGGTGAAGCCATGCTCTGGGCCACCCAGCAGCTCGGGTTCTCGGATCTGTTCCCGAACCGGGTCGAGCTGTGGAAGCGCCGCTGCCACAATCCCCTGCGTCGATCGACGCGCCGCGGCGTGGTAAGTGGCGCTGAAACCGAAGCGCTGATTCGACTGCTCTGTGCCATGGCCGATCGGCTCTACCCCCTGTTGCATCAACTGCTGTCGAGCCGTGAGCCGGAGGCACTCACCCAACAGCGCTGGGATCTGCTCGATCAGCGCCTGCGTGATCTGGTAGCCGAACGGATGAACCCGCGCCGCGGCGCCGTGCAGCGGATGCTGGATCCGGAGCAGTCCCGACCGCTGCAGAAACACTTGGTGCTCACCCTGGCCCTCGCCGCCGGCAGTGGCGGCGTCGACCGGCTGCGCGCCAGCCTTCTCGATCCGACTCCCTGA
- a CDS encoding DUF4335 domain-containing protein, which translates to MLKLTYRYDQSAVRLVVEGLPDFSSDQGSGVIGILSTWRLQLVGAPELEGKREHLEALLQVVTAYSRHLLSGVARHFGAEQDPVSIGPNATGHQLQLRSSQPGVEPLTIQLDDAELADLMRCLDALRLDPNVQVAWPSPSLQPLARRDLSESIPAGRRFGAPLLGASALALVAVVAVMVPVQPPSAPPAAEQAVKEALTNAP; encoded by the coding sequence ATGCTCAAGCTCACCTATCGCTATGACCAGTCGGCGGTACGCCTGGTGGTGGAGGGTCTGCCCGATTTCTCCTCGGATCAGGGCAGCGGTGTGATCGGCATTCTCTCCACCTGGCGACTCCAGCTGGTGGGTGCACCGGAACTGGAGGGCAAACGGGAGCATCTCGAAGCCCTGCTCCAGGTGGTGACCGCCTACAGCCGCCACCTGCTCTCCGGCGTCGCCCGCCACTTCGGTGCCGAGCAGGATCCAGTGAGCATCGGCCCCAACGCCACAGGGCATCAACTGCAACTGCGCAGCAGCCAACCGGGGGTGGAACCACTCACGATCCAGCTCGATGATGCTGAACTGGCCGATCTGATGCGCTGCCTCGATGCGCTGCGGCTTGATCCGAACGTGCAGGTGGCCTGGCCCAGCCCCAGCCTGCAGCCCCTGGCCCGCCGCGACCTCAGCGAATCGATTCCCGCAGGACGCCGCTTCGGCGCCCCCCTGTTGGGCGCTTCGGCGCTGGCGCTCGTGGCCGTTGTGGCGGTGATGGTGCCGGTGCAGCCCCCCAGCGCACCGCCCGCAGCAGAGCAGGCGGTCAAGGAAGCGTTGACGAACGCCCCCTGA
- a CDS encoding response regulator encodes MTRTSMIWVVDDDPELRQMVGTYLIDQGYEVRCLSDVKQFEARLDFQRPDLVVLDLMMPGDDGLTALRRLRDADDDLPVVMLTARGDGIDRIIGLEQGADDYLAKPFLPRELSARIEAVLRRRTAMPAGTPLAEGGSIQFGDNELDLAARTLRKDGQATVITSGEFSLLAAFVQHPHRPLSRDRLIELARGPGCDTDTRSMDVQVSRVRKLVEPDPSRPRYIQTVWGYGYVFVPDGTPRSR; translated from the coding sequence ATGACACGCACCTCGATGATCTGGGTGGTGGATGATGATCCAGAGCTGCGCCAGATGGTGGGCACTTACCTGATCGATCAGGGCTACGAGGTGCGCTGCCTCAGCGATGTGAAGCAATTCGAGGCTCGCCTCGACTTCCAGCGCCCCGACCTGGTGGTGCTCGATCTGATGATGCCTGGCGATGACGGCCTCACAGCCCTGCGCCGGCTGCGTGATGCCGACGACGACCTGCCGGTGGTGATGCTCACCGCCCGAGGCGATGGGATCGATCGGATCATCGGACTTGAGCAGGGGGCTGACGACTACCTGGCCAAGCCGTTCCTGCCCCGGGAGCTCTCCGCCCGCATCGAAGCGGTGTTGCGCCGCCGCACCGCCATGCCCGCCGGCACTCCCCTGGCGGAGGGTGGATCGATCCAGTTCGGCGACAACGAACTCGATCTCGCCGCGCGCACCCTGCGCAAGGACGGCCAGGCCACGGTGATCACCAGCGGAGAATTCAGCCTCCTGGCCGCCTTTGTGCAACATCCCCATCGCCCCCTCTCCCGCGACCGCCTGATCGAGCTGGCCCGCGGACCGGGTTGCGACACCGACACCCGCAGCATGGATGTGCAGGTGTCGCGGGTGCGCAAACTGGTGGAGCCCGATCCCAGCCGACCTCGTTACATCCAGACGGTCTGGGGTTACGGCTACGTGTTTGTTCCCGACGGCACGCCCCGGTCGCGATGA
- a CDS encoding adenine phosphoribosyltransferase, translating into MAAMMTGLWPLRHLSLDLRQLIRDIPDFPKPGILFRDISPLLRDPAGWSEVMRRLGDVCDQLQPDLIVGIESRGFIVGTALATDRKLGFVPVRKPGKLPGEVIAIDYSLEYGSDRLEMHADALRDGARVLIVDDLLATGGTASATASLVQQAGGQLVGCGFVVELAGLDGRRRLPDETPVESLIIYS; encoded by the coding sequence ATGGCTGCGATGATGACAGGGCTCTGGCCTTTACGTCACCTCTCCTTGGATCTTCGCCAGCTCATCCGGGACATTCCCGATTTTCCCAAACCCGGAATTCTGTTTCGGGATATCAGCCCCCTGCTGCGGGACCCGGCGGGATGGTCGGAAGTGATGCGGCGCCTCGGCGATGTGTGCGACCAGTTGCAGCCGGATCTGATCGTGGGGATCGAATCCCGTGGCTTCATCGTGGGCACCGCCCTCGCCACCGATCGGAAACTGGGTTTCGTGCCGGTGCGCAAGCCGGGCAAACTGCCGGGTGAGGTGATTGCCATCGACTATTCACTGGAATACGGCAGCGATCGCCTCGAAATGCATGCCGATGCCCTGCGGGACGGGGCACGGGTGTTGATCGTGGATGACCTGCTCGCCACCGGCGGCACGGCCAGCGCCACCGCCAGCCTGGTGCAACAGGCCGGGGGCCAGTTGGTGGGCTGCGGCTTCGTTGTGGAACTGGCCGGTCTGGATGGACGCCGTCGCCTCCCCGATGAGACCCCGGTGGAATCCCTGATCATTTACAGCTGA
- a CDS encoding magnesium chelatase subunit H — MFTQVRSSDRRIAPAENNSHQSVMKAVYVVLEPQYQNALTQAAQSLNAQNGPLGLELSGYLIEELRDPDNYADFQADVAQADVFIASLIFIEDLAQKVVEAVAPHRDRLKAAVVFPSMPEVMRLNKLGSFSMAQLGQSKSAIAGFMKKRKESGGAGFQDAMLKLLNTLPTVLKYLPVEKAQDARSFMLSFQYWLGGTPDNLRNFLLMLADKYVFPPSAGEERPELVVADPEVFPDLGIWHPLAPSMFEDLKEYLNWTASRSDLSEAARTGPVIGLVLQRSHIVTGDDAHYVAVVQELEFRGARVIPIFCGGLDFSKPVNTFFYDPLNPDQPLVDGVVSLTGFALVGGPARQDHPKAIDALKRLNRPYMVALPLVFQTTQEWEDSDLGLHPVQVALQIAIPELDGAIEPIVLSGRDDATGKAHTLQDRVDAIAERAIRWSSLRIKPRAEKKLAITVFSFPPDKGNVGTAAYLDVFGSIHRVLEEMKAKGYDVQNLPRDGKTLMEAVINDPEALQGAPELSIAHRMSVEEYERLTPYSERLEENWGKPPGNLNSDGQNLLIYGRHFGNVFVGVQPTFGYEGDPMRLLYSRSASPHHGFAAYYTYLEKIWKADAVLHFGTHGSLEFMPGKQMGMSETCYPDSLIGALPNLYYYAANNPSEATIAKRRGYASTISYLTPPAENAGLYKGLKELGELVGSYQQLREGGRGVQIVNAIVETARQCNLDKDVELPEGDAASLDLEGRDAVVGAVYRQLMEIESRLLPCGLHTIGKPPTAEEAIATLVNIAALEREEEGIRSLPGLLAEALGRKIDDIYRGNDDGVLADVELNRTITETSRAAVGAMVRSLTGLDGRVNLRGNFGWLLDWLTKFGFKLPTPWLRACCSAGFTSVDSVALDKLFAYLRFCLEQVCADMEMQSLLRALDGEYVLPGPGGDPIRNPGVLPSGKNIHALDPQAIPTRAAVAAAKGVVDKLIERQREEQGAWPETIACVLWGTDNIKTYGESLAQILWFIGVRPVPDSLGRVNKLELISLEELGRPRIDVVVNCSGVFRDLFINQMALIDQGVKMAAEADEPLEQNFVRKHALEQAEKEGTSLRDAACRVFSNASGSYSSNVNLAVENSTWEEEGELQEMYLSRKTFAFNADNPGEMNQKREVFESVMKTADVTFQNLDSAEISLTDVSHYFDSDPTNLIKGLREDGKAPTSYIADTTTANAQVRSLSETIRLDSRTKLLNPKWYEGMLNSGYEGVREVAKRLNFTLGWSATSGQVDNFVYEEANETFINDPEMRKRLMELNPHSFRRIVGTLLEVHGRGYWETSDANIEQLQELYQEVEDRIEGVAPAA, encoded by the coding sequence ATGTTCACGCAGGTTCGCTCCTCCGACCGCCGGATTGCTCCTGCCGAGAACAACAGCCATCAATCGGTGATGAAGGCGGTCTATGTGGTGCTTGAGCCCCAGTACCAGAACGCCCTCACCCAGGCCGCCCAGAGTCTCAATGCCCAGAACGGCCCTTTGGGGCTCGAACTGAGCGGCTATCTGATCGAGGAACTGCGCGACCCCGACAACTACGCCGATTTCCAGGCCGATGTGGCTCAAGCGGATGTGTTCATCGCTTCGCTGATCTTCATCGAGGATCTGGCCCAGAAAGTGGTCGAGGCCGTCGCTCCCCATCGGGATCGGCTCAAGGCCGCGGTGGTGTTCCCCTCCATGCCGGAGGTGATGCGCCTGAACAAGCTGGGGAGCTTCTCGATGGCCCAGCTCGGTCAGAGCAAGAGCGCCATCGCCGGTTTCATGAAGAAGCGGAAGGAGTCGGGTGGGGCCGGGTTCCAGGACGCCATGCTCAAGCTCCTCAACACCCTGCCCACCGTTCTCAAGTATCTGCCGGTGGAAAAGGCGCAGGATGCGCGCAGCTTCATGCTCAGTTTCCAGTACTGGCTGGGCGGCACCCCCGACAATCTGCGCAATTTCTTGCTGATGTTGGCGGATAAATACGTGTTTCCGCCGTCGGCTGGGGAGGAGCGCCCGGAGCTGGTGGTGGCCGATCCCGAAGTGTTTCCCGATCTGGGGATCTGGCATCCGCTGGCCCCCTCGATGTTTGAGGACCTCAAGGAGTACCTCAACTGGACAGCCAGCCGCAGCGACCTGAGTGAAGCGGCCCGCACTGGGCCCGTGATCGGTCTGGTGCTGCAGCGCAGCCACATCGTCACCGGGGACGATGCCCATTACGTGGCCGTTGTGCAGGAGCTGGAATTCCGCGGTGCCCGCGTGATTCCGATCTTCTGCGGCGGCCTCGATTTCTCCAAGCCGGTCAACACCTTCTTCTACGACCCGCTCAATCCGGATCAGCCCCTGGTGGATGGGGTGGTGTCGCTTACCGGTTTTGCCCTCGTGGGTGGTCCGGCTCGACAGGATCACCCCAAGGCGATTGACGCGCTCAAGCGCCTGAACCGCCCCTACATGGTGGCGTTGCCCCTGGTGTTCCAGACCACCCAGGAATGGGAAGACAGCGACCTCGGCTTGCACCCCGTACAGGTGGCCTTGCAGATCGCGATTCCTGAGCTGGATGGCGCGATTGAACCGATTGTGCTCTCCGGCCGTGATGACGCCACCGGCAAGGCCCACACCCTTCAGGATCGGGTGGATGCGATCGCTGAACGGGCGATCCGCTGGTCGTCGTTGCGGATCAAGCCCCGCGCTGAGAAGAAACTGGCGATCACCGTGTTCAGCTTCCCGCCCGACAAGGGCAACGTGGGAACGGCCGCCTATCTCGATGTGTTCGGCTCCATCCATCGCGTGTTGGAGGAGATGAAGGCGAAGGGATACGACGTGCAGAACCTGCCCCGCGATGGCAAAACCTTGATGGAGGCGGTGATCAACGATCCCGAAGCCCTGCAGGGAGCACCGGAATTGTCGATTGCTCATCGCATGAGCGTGGAGGAATACGAACGACTCACGCCTTACTCCGAGCGTCTTGAGGAGAACTGGGGTAAGCCCCCCGGCAACCTCAACAGCGATGGCCAGAACCTGCTGATCTATGGCCGCCACTTCGGCAACGTGTTTGTTGGCGTGCAACCCACCTTCGGCTACGAGGGGGATCCGATGCGCCTGTTGTATTCGCGAAGCGCCAGCCCCCACCACGGTTTTGCCGCCTACTACACCTATCTGGAGAAGATTTGGAAGGCGGATGCGGTGCTCCACTTCGGCACCCACGGCTCCCTGGAGTTCATGCCCGGCAAGCAGATGGGCATGAGTGAAACCTGCTATCCCGATTCCCTGATCGGCGCCCTGCCCAATCTTTATTACTACGCTGCCAACAATCCGTCGGAGGCGACGATTGCCAAACGTCGTGGCTATGCCTCCACGATCAGCTACTTGACGCCACCGGCGGAGAATGCCGGCCTCTACAAAGGCCTGAAGGAACTGGGTGAGCTGGTGGGCTCCTACCAGCAGCTGCGTGAAGGCGGTCGCGGCGTGCAGATCGTCAACGCGATCGTGGAAACGGCGCGCCAGTGCAATCTGGATAAAGACGTTGAACTGCCTGAAGGCGATGCCGCCAGCCTCGATCTCGAGGGCCGCGATGCCGTGGTGGGTGCGGTGTATCGCCAGTTGATGGAGATCGAGAGCCGGCTGCTGCCTTGCGGCCTGCACACGATCGGCAAGCCGCCCACGGCGGAGGAAGCGATCGCCACCCTGGTGAACATCGCCGCCCTGGAGCGCGAAGAGGAGGGGATCCGCTCGCTTCCGGGTTTGCTGGCGGAGGCACTGGGTCGCAAGATCGACGACATCTACCGGGGCAACGACGACGGTGTGCTCGCCGATGTGGAGCTCAACCGCACGATCACCGAAACCTCCCGAGCTGCCGTCGGCGCGATGGTGCGCTCCCTCACCGGTCTGGATGGTCGGGTGAATCTGCGCGGCAACTTCGGCTGGTTGCTTGATTGGCTCACCAAGTTCGGTTTCAAGTTGCCGACCCCCTGGCTGCGTGCCTGTTGCAGCGCCGGTTTCACCAGTGTGGATTCAGTGGCGCTCGACAAGCTCTTCGCCTATCTGCGCTTCTGTCTTGAGCAGGTTTGCGCCGATATGGAAATGCAGAGCTTGCTGCGGGCACTCGATGGTGAATACGTGTTGCCCGGTCCTGGTGGTGACCCGATCCGCAACCCCGGTGTGCTGCCCAGTGGCAAGAACATTCATGCCCTCGATCCCCAGGCCATTCCCACCCGGGCCGCCGTGGCGGCAGCCAAGGGCGTCGTCGACAAGCTGATCGAGCGTCAGCGTGAAGAGCAGGGTGCCTGGCCGGAAACGATCGCCTGCGTGCTCTGGGGCACCGACAACATCAAAACCTACGGTGAGTCGCTCGCCCAGATTCTCTGGTTCATCGGCGTGCGTCCGGTGCCGGATTCCCTCGGCCGGGTGAACAAGCTGGAGCTGATCAGCCTGGAGGAGCTGGGCCGACCCCGCATCGATGTAGTGGTGAATTGCAGTGGTGTGTTCCGCGATCTGTTCATCAACCAGATGGCCCTGATCGATCAGGGCGTGAAGATGGCCGCAGAAGCCGATGAGCCCCTCGAGCAGAATTTCGTGCGCAAGCACGCGCTGGAGCAGGCCGAGAAGGAAGGTACCAGTCTGCGCGACGCCGCCTGCCGAGTGTTCTCCAATGCCAGCGGCAGCTACAGCTCCAATGTGAATCTGGCGGTGGAGAACAGCACCTGGGAAGAGGAGGGTGAACTGCAGGAGATGTATCTCTCCCGCAAAACCTTCGCCTTCAACGCGGATAACCCCGGGGAGATGAATCAGAAGCGTGAGGTGTTCGAATCGGTGATGAAAACTGCCGATGTGACCTTCCAGAATCTTGATTCCGCTGAGATCTCGCTCACCGATGTGAGCCATTACTTCGATAGCGACCCCACCAACCTGATCAAGGGGCTGCGAGAGGATGGCAAGGCTCCCACCAGCTACATCGCTGATACCACCACCGCCAACGCCCAGGTGCGCTCCCTCAGTGAGACGATTCGCCTCGATTCCCGCACCAAGCTTCTCAATCCCAAGTGGTACGAGGGCATGCTCAACTCGGGTTATGAAGGCGTGCGTGAAGTGGCCAAGCGCCTCAACTTCACCCTGGGTTGGAGCGCCACGTCAGGCCAGGTGGATAACTTCGTGTATGAGGAAGCCAACGAAACCTTCATCAACGACCCGGAGATGCGCAAGCGGCTGATGGAGCTCAATCCCCACAGCTTCCGTCGCATCGTTGGCACCCTGCTGGAAGTGCATGGCCGTGGTTATTGGGAAACGTCCGACGCCAACATCGAGCAACTGCAGGAGCTGTATCAGGAAGTGGAAGACCGGATTGAGGGGGTGGCCCCGGCCGCTTGA
- a CDS encoding thiol-disulfide oxidoreductase DCC family protein, with translation MPQAEPALTLLYDGACPLCRREVKGLKRRDQRGAIRFVDLNAPDYDPQRWGGISYRDGMARIHALRSDGTVLRDVAVFREAYRLVGLGWLYAPTAWPLIAPIVDRIYAIWASQRLRLTGRPDLDSLCDCRCNS, from the coding sequence ATCCCTCAGGCCGAGCCAGCCCTGACCCTGCTCTACGACGGTGCCTGCCCCCTGTGCCGACGGGAGGTGAAGGGTCTGAAGCGGCGTGATCAGCGCGGTGCGATCCGATTTGTCGATCTCAATGCTCCCGACTACGACCCCCAACGCTGGGGAGGGATCAGCTACCGCGACGGCATGGCACGCATTCATGCCCTGCGCAGCGATGGCACGGTACTGCGGGATGTGGCGGTGTTCCGGGAGGCCTATCGGCTGGTCGGGCTGGGCTGGCTTTATGCACCAACTGCATGGCCCCTGATCGCACCGATCGTGGATCGGATCTATGCAATCTGGGCCAGCCAACGCCTTCGCCTGACCGGACGCCCCGATCTCGACAGCCTCTGTGATTGCCGCTGCAACTCCTGA
- a CDS encoding DUF2949 domain-containing protein, whose protein sequence is MVLCTQPQPKPSAELLTFLQQKLGLSDNALELGLRQAELEQAPLPIVLWSFGLLNLLQYQEVLEWQQRLGQL, encoded by the coding sequence ATGGTGCTCTGCACGCAGCCCCAACCGAAACCATCAGCGGAGCTACTCACGTTTCTGCAACAGAAATTGGGCCTGAGCGACAACGCCCTGGAGCTGGGCCTGCGCCAGGCGGAGCTGGAACAGGCACCCCTGCCGATCGTGCTCTGGAGCTTCGGCCTGCTCAACCTCCTGCAATATCAAGAGGTCCTGGAATGGCAGCAGCGACTGGGTCAGCTGTAA
- the dapB gene encoding 4-hydroxy-tetrahydrodipicolinate reductase — protein MTTATANPIPVVVVGALGRMGAEVVKTVEASPDCRLAGAVDTTSGKEGVDVGEALGLGSLEVAVTADLEGCLCAVSQEVRQAGPGQGAVMVDFTHPSVVYDHTRAAIAYGVHPVIGTTGLSPEQLKELQLFAEKASMGGAVIPNFSVGMVLLQQAAAAAARFYDHAELTELHHNRKADAPSGTCIKTAELMEELGKRFNPSEVEEHESLQGSRGGLRPSGLRLHSLRLPGLVAHQEVMFGAPGETYTLRHDTIDRSAYMPGVLLSVRRVRQLDGLVYGLERLL, from the coding sequence ATGACAACCGCAACAGCCAACCCGATTCCCGTGGTGGTGGTGGGTGCCCTGGGGCGGATGGGGGCAGAGGTGGTGAAAACCGTGGAGGCCTCCCCTGATTGCAGGCTCGCAGGCGCCGTCGACACCACCAGCGGCAAGGAGGGCGTCGATGTGGGTGAAGCGCTGGGGTTGGGCAGCCTGGAGGTGGCAGTGACCGCCGATCTGGAGGGTTGCCTCTGTGCCGTGAGCCAGGAGGTGCGTCAGGCGGGCCCTGGGCAGGGGGCCGTGATGGTGGACTTCACCCACCCCTCCGTGGTCTATGACCACACCCGCGCGGCGATTGCCTACGGGGTGCATCCGGTGATCGGCACCACCGGCCTCTCCCCTGAGCAACTGAAGGAGCTGCAGCTGTTCGCCGAGAAGGCCTCGATGGGCGGGGCGGTGATCCCTAACTTCTCGGTGGGCATGGTGCTGCTGCAACAGGCTGCAGCGGCGGCGGCACGGTTCTACGACCACGCCGAGCTCACGGAACTGCACCACAACCGCAAGGCCGATGCCCCCAGCGGCACCTGCATCAAAACCGCCGAACTGATGGAAGAGCTGGGCAAACGCTTCAATCCCAGCGAGGTGGAGGAGCACGAATCGCTGCAGGGCAGTCGTGGTGGCCTCCGTCCCAGCGGCCTGCGCCTCCATTCCCTGCGCCTGCCCGGGCTGGTGGCCCATCAGGAAGTGATGTTCGGAGCCCCCGGCGAGACCTACACCCTCCGCCACGACACCATCGATCGCTCCGCCTACATGCCCGGCGTGTTGCTCAGCGTGCGGCGCGTCCGCCAACTCGACGGGCTGGTGTACGGCCTCGAACGGCTGCTTTGA